CTGGATTATCGATATAGTCTGTAGTGTATAGCCAGTAAATTACTCCTGAAAAAAGGAAAGATAAAGTAACCCAAACTAAGGTCCATTTGCTGGCTTCTTTTGTGCTAATAATATGGGGTGTTTTATTAAAGACACCTAAATCTAAAGCAAGAATAAAAATTACAGCAAGTAAAAAGAGTGACCAGACTATCATAATAATTTTTTTTAATGATTTACAAAGATAAGTTTTGATGTTTAACTTAAAAATTAAATTTATCAGAAACTTACTTTTAAAATTAAATAATTTTTGTTATTTGTAAAGTGTTAAGTGTTATAAAGTTATGATGTTTTTTTAGTGTAAAAGTTGTTTCTTGATTAGGAAAGCAGGGATTCTGATATTGTGAAAGTTTACAAAAATTGCCAAACCTGGAAGGTTTAAAAAAAAAACTCATCAAACGAAATCATAAAAAAAAGTGCCAACAATTACGATGGCACTTTTTAGAATATAATTTAAGCTTTGAATTATAGCGCTGATTTAACAGTTTTGATAATTCTAGCAGCAATTTTGTAAGGGTCTCCGTTTGAAGCTGGTCTTCTGTCTTCCAACCATCCTTTCCATCCTTTTTGAACAGTCATTAAAGGAATTCTGATAGAACATCCTCTGTCTGAAACTCCATAAGAGAAATCGTGAATAGAAGCTGTTTCGTGTTTACCAGTTAAACGTTGGTCGTTGTAAGCTCCGTAAACTGCGATGTGCTCAGCAGTAACAGGACGGAAAGCTTCGCAGATTCTTTCGTAAGTTGCTTGGTCTCCACATGTTCTTAAAACTTCGTTAGAGAAGTTAGCGTGCATTCCAGAACCATTCCAGTCTGTATCTCCTAGAGGTTTTGGGTGATATTCAATATAGTAACCATATTTCTCAGTTAAACGGTCTAATAGGTAACGAGCAACCCAGATTTCATCTCCAGCTTTTTTAGCACCTTTAGCAAATAATTGGAATTCCCATTGTCCGCAAGCAACCTCTTGGTTGATTCCTTCAAAGTTGATTCCAGCAGCAATACATAAATCAGCATGCTCTTCAACTAATTTTCTACCGTGTGTGTTTTTTCCACCTACTGAACAGTAGTACATCCCTTGTGGAGCAGGGTATCCTCCAACTGGGAAACCAAGTGGAAGTTGAGTTTTAGTATCCATAATGAAATACTCTTGTTCGAAACCAAACCAAAAATCATCATTATCATCATCAATTGTAGCTCTACCGTTAGAAGGGTGTGGAGTCCCGTCTGCATACATAACTTCAGACATAACTAACCATCCATTGATACGAGTTGGATCTGGATAAATTGCAACAGGAACTAAAAGACAGTCAGAAGAACCACCTTCAGCTTGTTTAGTTGACGAACCATCAAATGACCAGTTTCCAAGTTCTTCTAATGTTCCTTTGAAGTTTTCGTGTTCTTCAACTTTAGTTTTACTTCTAAGATTTTGAGTTGGTTCATATCCATCTAACCAAATGTACTCTAACTTAATTTTAGCCATAATAATATAAATTAATTTTTTTGTTTTTTTTCGTTGGGTCAAATATAGATTTATTTTTTTAGTCCCAAAAATTAGGGGGCTATTTTGTTTTGCGAAGTATAATTTTTTGGATAAGCGCAATTTTGTGAGGGGTATATTTTAAAAAAAGCAATTTTAGTAAGCTTAAAAAAATAAATTCGTAATAATTACGGTTCATTTTTGAATTTATGAGTTAAGAAATTATGAAAAAATGTTTATTTAATCAATAATACCGTACAGTTTTGTTATATTTCTATGATTTGAATTCATTATTCTTTGAAAAAAGCGTTTTATGTTGAAAAATCACTGACTAAAAATCTATAATTTATATTCCAAACAGGCTTATTTATTGTTTATATTTGTTGCTTCTTTTTTAATGAAAATTAGTACGAATTTAAAATATACATAACCATGTCAACATTACGTTTCCAAGCTTTACAACAAGCTTCTAACAGAAAGCCGGTACATTTTGAAGAAATTGGCCGAAAATCAAATCTTTTTGGTGCAAATGTGTTTAATGAAAAAGCAATGAAGCAATATTTAACTTCAGATGCATTTAAAGGAGTAAGAGATGCTATTCAGCATGGTACAAAAATAGACAGAAAGCTTGCCGATTATATTGCTATGGGAATGAAAGAGTGGGCTCTTTCTAAAGGAGTTACTCATTATACACATTGGTTTCAACCATTGACAGGAACAACGGCAGAAAAGCACGATGCTTTTTTTGAAACTTCTTATGACGGAAGCGAATCTGTAGAAAAATTTGGAGGAGCACAATTAGTTCAGCAAGAGCCAGATGCATCTAGTTTTCCTAATGGAGGAATCAGAAATACTTTTGAAGCTAGAGGATATACTGCTTGGGATCCGACTTCTCCTGCTTTTATATATGGTACAACTTTATGTATTCCAACTGTATTTATCGCTTACACAGGCGAAGCTTTAGATAATAAAATACCTTTATTAAGAGCATTGTCTGCAATTGATGAAGCTGCAACAGAGGTTTGTAAATACTTTGACAAAAACGTAAAAAAGGTAACGGCAACATTAGGATGGGAGCAGGAATATTTCTTGATAGATAAAGCACTTGCAAATTCTCGCCCTGACTTAATGATGACGGGAAGAACTTTGTTAGGTCATACTTCTGCAAAAGGCCAACAGTTAGACGATCACTATTTCGGATCTATTCCAACTCGTGCTCTTACTTATATGAGAGATTTAGAGCAAGAATGTATGTTATTGGGTATTCCGGTAAAAACACGTCATAATGAGGTTGCTCCAAATCAGTTTGAGTTAGCACCGATTTTTGAAGAAACGAATTTAGCGGTTGACCACAACTCTTTATTAATGGATGTTATGCAGAAAGTTGCAGAACGTCATGACTTTAAAGTATTATTTCATGAAAAACCATTTAAAGGAGTAAACGGTTCTGGAAAACACAATAACTGGTCGTTGGCTACAGATACGGGAGTTAACTTATTGAGTCCGAGCAAAACGCCAATGAGCAATTTACAGTTTTTGACTTTCTTTATTAATACAATTAAAGCGGTTAACGACAACGAAACTTTATTAAGAGCTTCTATCGCAACAGCAAGTAACGACCATAGGTTAGGAGCAAATGAAGCGCCGCCAGCAATTATGTCGGTATTTATTGGAGCGCAATTGACAAAAGTTTTATCTGAATTAGAAAGCGTAACAACAGGAAAACTTTCGCCAGAAGAAAAAACAGATTTGAAATTAAATGTTGTTGGTAAAATTCCAGACGTATTATTAGACAATACAGACAGAAATAGAACTTCACCTTTTGCTTTTACAGGGAATAAATTTGAGTTTAGAGCTGTTGGATCCAATTCAAACTGTTCGAATGCCATGACAACTCTGAATGCGATTGTAGCAAAACAGTTAATTGATTTTAAAAATGAAGTAGAGAACTTGATTGAAAATAAAGACATGAAAAAAGACGATGCGATCTTTAATGTCTTAAGAGAATATATTAAGCAATCTAAAAAAATCCTTTTTGAAGGAGATGGTTATAGTGAAGCTTGGGAAAAAGAAGCGGCTAAAAGAGGTTTGAGCAACTTTAAAACTACTCCAGAAGCTATTAAAGCTAAGGTTTCTAAACAAGCTTTAGACTTATTTGAACAATTAGGAATCTTTAATCATGTAGAAGCTGAAGCCCGTTACGAAATCGAATTGGAAGAATACACTAAAAAAATCCAAATTGAAGGAAGAGTTTTGGGTGATATTGCTAGAAACCATGTAATTCCAACTGCAATTCGTTACCAAAACACTTTAATTGATAATGTAAAAGGGTTGAAAGAAATTTTTGCAAAAGAGTTTGAGGCCTTAGCCAAAGAACAGATTGTTTTAATTAAAGAAATTTCAGGTCACATTGAAGGAATCAATTCTAAAGTGTTGGCAATGACTAATGAAAGAAAGAAAGCCAATCAATTGACAGATGCTCAAAAAATGGCAGAAGCGTATTGCAATAACGTAAAACCTTATTTTGACGAAATTCGTAATCACTGTGATAAATTGGAATTATTGGTAGATGATGAAAGCTGGACATTGACCAAATACAGAGAATTATTGTTTACTAAATAATAAGAATGTAACAATTTGTTAAAGCCTGTCTCAAAAAGACAGGCTTTTTTTTGAGATTATATTAAAAAAAAGGTTTCCAGAGAACTTTTTTGCTACTTATACCCCCTTAAATGTAAAGAAATTGTAATAAGTATCTTTTTTCCTATGAAAATTTTTAGGCATTGTGGCAGTTCATCGAGATAGTATTACAGTTCATCGAAAAGAGGTTAATATGTTGTAAAATAGGTATTTATACGTGAACCGGTTTTGCAGAAAGTTTTCTAATTTTGGTCGTGAAGTTGAGAAAATAAGATTAAAAATCTATTTCAAATGATGTTCTGAAGCGCCCCCGTTTCCCCCCAAATTGTAAACCTGCAAGTACCTACATAATAATCTGTATTAATAACCAATTAAATATATTTATTATGAAAAAAGTAATTTTAAGCATCTCCGCGATGCTGTTTGTAGGTGTAGCAGCAATTGCTCAGGGAAACACTTCATCAGTAAACCAGGTTGGAAATTCTGACACAGGTATTGTAAATCAAAATGGTCAAACGAATGATTCTAAGATCGACCAATTAGGAAATTCGAACAAATCTGAAGTTTATCAAGGAATTCAGCCAGGAGTTTATAATGCTAAAAATAATGCTGCAGATGTAAAACAAAAAGGGAACAATAATACTGCATTTGCTTCTCAAAGTAACCATGACAACAAAGCTTACCAAACACAAACAGGAGACTGGAATAAAGCAACAATTTGGCAAGATCAAATCGCTCCTCCAGCATCAGCATTAGGAGGATTTGATAAAGCAACTCAAACACAAACAGGAAAAAACAACGAAGCTATTATTGATCAAGGTACAACTGGAAACGAAAAACCAACCGGAGCTCCTTTCAATGCAGCTCAATTGGCAGCTGTTAATTTAGTGAGTGTGCCATTTGCTCCTCATAACACTAACGAAGCTACTCAAACTCAAAACGGAGATGGTAACTATGCTTATGCTACTCAAGGAGGTGTTAAAAACAAATCATGGCAGACACAAAAAGCTCCAGCTGGAACTTCTGTAGCAGATGGTAACAAATCATACCACTATCAATATGGTAATGAAAACAGCGCTACTACATCTCAAGATGGTACTAAGTTGAAAGAAAGCACTTTGCAAATTGGTAACAACAATACTGCAACTGTAACTCAAACTGGTGCTTCTCATAGCAGTGTTGCGTTTTCAAACGGAAACTTGAATACAATTACTGTTACTCAATCAGGAATGTAAGAGTGAAAAGAAAATGTGATAGCCGTATAACGGTTATCACATTTTTTAATTTAAATTATTAAATGATGAAAACTTTCATTTTATACATAATACTTTTGATCTTTTACTGCCCTGTGTTTTATGCTCAGGAAAAAGCAGATGATTCAGAATTTAAAAATTATAGTTCATCGCTTTTTAATTCAAAAGATAAAGCATTTAGTATTGTTTCTAATTTGAATAAAAAAGAACAAAACGAATTAAATTCTCGAATTCCATCTGGCGTGCAAATTCAGCAGATAGGAGATTTTAATAAAGTATATGCAGCTTTAAAATCTAACGATACTAAGGTAGCAGTAGATCAATATGGTGATCGCAACACATTACTGTTAGATAAAAATGCTAAAACCATTACCCAAAGTGTTATTCAGCAAGGAGACAATAACAAGATTACCGATTTTACATTGCATACAAATTACAATGTAAATATGGAAATGATCCAAAAAGGAGATAATCAAAGCATTCAAAACATTGGAACCAATTCACTGTCCAAAAACATGAAAATTACACAGACAGGAAATGGAGCCTCAATTATTCTTATAAATAATTAAAATAACATGCATTTTATAAACAGACATATTACCCTCTTTTTAATGCTCTTTTCATTTATAATGTTTGGACAAGTTCCACAGGATAAATTAAAAGCAAAAATTGAAATAGAGAAAGTAGAGAACAGCATAAAAATTACAGGTACTGCAGAAAACTTAACAGATGTTATTCGCAGTGCAGCTTATCGATTGTCTGTTATAAAAAATAATGATAAAAGTAATAATCAGTCTAATAATGAACAAGTTGGTGTTTTTACCTTACAGCCCAATGAGATTCAGAAATTATCCACCTCTCAAATTAATTTGAACGCAGACGACGAAGTAATTGTTTTACTACTGTTTTATGATGAAAACAAACAAATTGTAGCAAAAGATCGTGTGGTATTAGGTGAAGAAAAAAAAAAGATAATGTAATAGTCCTTCCTACTGATGGATTTGTTTTAAGAGGTATTATCACCGATGATACTAAAACAAAAGCAGGAAAAGATTTTTACGACAGGTATTATTACAAATACAATGAAATAGGGATAAACGCCGAAAAAATAGTAACAATAGGTGAAGAATATAGTTTTGCCAGAAATACTGCAATATCTATAGTGATAGATAATGAGGTTATTTATAATTTTCTAATTAGGCCAGACGACGAATTTTTAGATGCGGTTGCAGAAGAAGCTGTAAACGCAACCTTTACTTATTTGAAAGAAAAAGAAAAAGAACGCAAATATTTCACTCAGTATTAATTTTATTATTAGCGCTATGAAATTTATTTTAACCTTCGCAGTAGTACTCTGCATTTCTCCGTTTATAAACGCTCAGGCATTAGTTTATAAACCAGTCAATCCGGCTTTTGGAGGAGACACCTTTAATTATCAATGGCTTTTAAGCAGTGCAGAAGCACAGAATAAGCAAAAAGATAAGACAGCAGTTCCTACAACACAAACTGATTTAGAACGATTTAAAGCCAATTTAAATTCGCAATTGTTAAGTCAGATCTCTAGCCAACTTTACAAACAGCAATTTGGTACAGATGGTATCAAAGAAGGCTCTTATACTTTTGGGAGTTATTCGGTAGATGTTTTTCCGTCATCAGATGGATTAACACTTAATATTTTGGATACCAATACAGGAGAGCAAACACAAGTAATCATCCCAAATCAATAACATGCGATTACATCACTACTTATTTATTTTATTTGGATTTCTTTTTAATGGCTGCGGCGCTTACTACAATCAACCCACTGGAGTTCAAAAAGCTGTTTTGGGAGAGGGAACGCCTGCGACATCATTACTAAAAGATTTGCCAAAACCTAAGGAACCAGTTGTGGTTGGCGTCTATAAATTTAGAGACCAAACAGGACAATATAAACCTCAGGAAAATGGAAGCAGTTTTAGTACAGCTGTGACCCAGGGAGCCACTTCTATTTTGATAAAAGCGCTGGAGGACTCAAAATGGTTTATACCAATTGAGCGTGAAAATATTGGAAATCTATTGCAGGAGCGAAATCTTATTCGTGCTACTCGTCAAGAATATATAAAAAATGCTGATCCAAATGAACCGCAACTAACCCCTTTATTGTATGCGGGAGTTTTATTAGAAGGAGGAATTGTTTCCTATGATTCTAATATTATTACTGGCGGATTTGGTGCCCGATATTTTGGTGCAGGAGCATCTGTAAAATACCGTCAGGATCGCGTGACTATTTATCTGAGAATGATTTCTACATCAAACGGAAAAATTTTAAAATCTGTTTATATTTCAAAAACCATCTTGTCGCAAGCAATTGACGAAAGCCTTTTTAGATATGTCAATTTTAAAAGACTCCTAGAAGTAGAAACTGGATATACCACAAACGAGCCTGTGCATATGGCAGTTACAGAAGCGATAGAAAAAGCTGTTGAATCTTTGGTATTAGAAGGAATAAAAGATAATGTCTGGGAAGCTGATGCTCCAAAATGGGAAGTGGATAATTTACTGAAAGCTTACGCCGAAGAAACCAAAACTGCCGATGTAACTGGTCTGTATGACAGAGTGCTTGAAAACAGAAGAAGTAAATTTGCCATAGAACTTTCTGGCGGTACTACTTTAATGGATGGAGATTATCGAGATCCGCTATTAAGACCTTTTGGACGCGGAGCTTTAAAATGGATGCTTACTCCAAGTTTTACAGTAAGTGCTTCTACCAATGTGGTAAACCTTGCTAACAAAAATTTGCTTGATGTCGGCTATATTACCTATGATTTGAATATGGAATGGATCATTCTTCCAAAAGACCGTTTTACTCCATATTTATATGCTGGAGGAGGATATGGTATGAATAGGAAATTTGAAAATACCTATGGTAAATTTCAATACGGAGCAGGTTTAGAGTATATGGCATCCGATCGCATAGGAATAAAATTGTTTGCTGAGCAGAATATCAATTTCAGTGACAATCTTGATTATATCGTAGCAGGAACACGTGATGATTACTATTATAAATTCGGCTTAGGACTAACGTTTTATTTCGGCAAAAAGAAAAAGTAATAGGTTGGAAATTTCGAAAATAGAAGACACACGTTTAAATCTTAAAGCAAGCTAATCATGAAGAATTTATACAAAATAATAAATGCAATTTTTTTAGTGGTTTTGATTTCCTGCAGTGAAGAAAAAATTGGAGAATCTGCATATGGAACTGTTACAGGAAAAGTCGTTAACAGCGAAACTTTTGCACCGATGGAAAATGTGAAAATAATGTCTAGCCCAACAACTAGTACAGTATTTACAGATGCCGAAGGAAAGTTTACTGTTTCTAATGTCAAAGTTGGCGAATATTCTTTTCAGGCTCAAAAAGATGGCTTTACAGCAAAATTTGAATCAGTCAACGTGACGGCAAATAATACATCAGAAATTGTTTTTGAATTAAATAAATCTACGGCAAATAACAAACCGCCAACAGTTCCTGTCTTGACAGCTCCTGCGGATAATAGTATAAACCAACCCGTAAATTTAGATTTAACATGGACTGTTACAGATCCAGATAATGATGCAATGACATATACTGTAACACTTAGAAATGATAAAAATAGCGATGTTGCTGTTTTCAATGACATAAAAGATAAAAAGTTGGCAATCACAGATCTGATTTATGGAACAAAATATTATTGGCAAGTTACAGTAAATGATGGGGTAAATACTGCCGTATTAAGTACTATTAGCGCTTTCTCTACCATAGCATTTCCAGCAACAAGAAATTTATTTGTTAAAACTATTAGCGGTAATAATGTGATTTTTGCTGCAGATGATGCAGGCAGACAATACCAATTGACAAGTTCAGATAAAAATAGTTGGCGTCCGAGACGAAACAATCAGGCTCAGAAAATTGCTTTTATAGGAACAAGCGGCTCGCAAAATGATATTTATACCATGAATTTTGACGGGACCGATATTAAAAAAGTAACAAGTTCGGTTTCTATTGCAGGGTTTAATGCCGATTATTTAGGTTACTCTTGGAATGCGTCAGGAAGCGAATTTATTTATCCAAATTTTGATAAGCTATATCGAATAAAAAGTGACGGCAGCGGATTGACAAAAATCTTTCAGACTCCAAATGGTAAGTTTATTTCAGAATGCGATTGGAGTGCAGACGGAAGTAAAATAGCTTTAAAAGTAAATGATATAAATGGTTATAATGTAGAAATATATGTTATAAATCCGTCGGGTGTAATTGTTACGCCTGTACTGGCAGGAGAACTTGGCGCTGTTAGCGGTTTGAATTTTTCTGTTTCTGGACTAAAATTAGTTTATACAAAAGATGTTTCTGGATTCGAGAGTTCAAATTACCGTCAGCTGGATTCTAGAATTTTCGAATATAGTTTTCTTCTTGGAAATTCTTACCAATTGACCACAGAAAAAATAGCAGGAACAAACGATCTGGATGTTCGATATTCTCCAAATGAAGCAGAATTAATTTTTCTAAATACTTCAAATGATGGAATTTCTGTAAAAAATGTAGTGAAATGCGGTATAGGAGTTGCGAATTCGAGAACTACGTTGTTTACAGGATCATCCATGCCCGACTGGGAATAAAAATAAAAAGCCAAGAGCTTCATAACCAATTTTATTTCGGGAAATCGGCAGAAAGTAATCTTCTGCCGATTTTTTTTAGAATCAAATAATCGAATAAGTCAAAGAATTAAAAAAAGGGATTATCTTTGCACCACATCAACACAAACTAATTTTCATGAGTTCAGATTCTAGCAAAAGATATGCACAAAGAGGTGTTTCGGCATCAAAAGAAGACGTACATAACGCTATAAAAAATATTGACAAAGGTTTATTTCCGCAAGCATTCTGTAAAATTGTTTCTGACTATTTAACTCAGGACGATGAGCATTGCCTTATTATGCATGCTGACGGAGCGGGTACAAAGTCATCTTTGGCATACATGTACTGGAAAGAAACTGGAGATCTTTCTGTTTGGAAAGGAATCGCTCAAGATGCGTTAATCATGAATATTGACGATTTATTGTGTGTTGGCGCAACAGATAATATTTTGCTTTCTTCAACTATTGGAAGAAATAAAAACCTGATTCCAGCTGAGGTAATTTCTGCAATTATCAACGGAACAGAAGAATTAATCAACGAATTAAAATCGTTCGGAGTTACTATTCATTCAACTGGTGGAGAAACTGCCGATGTTGGAGATGTAGTTCGTACTATTATTGTAGACTCTACAGTAACAGCTCGTATGAAACGCAGTGATGTTGTAGATAACGCAAACATTAAAGCGGGAGATGTAATCGTTGGTTTGGCTTCTTTCGGACAAGCAACTTATGAGAAAAGCTATAATGGCGGAATGGGAAGTAACGGATTAACTTCTGCACGTCATGACGTTTTCGGGAAATATTTGGCTAAGAAATATCCAGAAAGCTACGATGCGGCAGTTCCAGAAGAATTAATCTATTCAGGACAAGTTAATTTAACAGATGAAGTTGAAAACAGCCCAATCAATGCTGGTCAGTTAGTGCTTTCTCCAACTAGAACATACGCACCAATTATCAAGAAAATTTTAGATAAATATACTCCAAATGATATTCATGGAATGGTACATTGCAGTGGAGGAGCGCAAACTAAAATTTTACATTTTGTCAAAGATTTACACGTTATAAAAGACAATTTGTTTCCGGTACCGCCATTGTTCAAATTAATTCAAGAACAATCAAAAACAGATTGGAAAGAAATGTATCAGGTTTTCAACTGCGGTCACAGAATGGAGCTTTATGTTCCAGAAAATATTGCACAGGATATTATCGAAATTTCGAAATCATTTAATGTTGATGCGCAAATTGTTGGTAGAGTAGAAGCATCTGATTCTAAAAAGCTTACTATCACAAGCGAATACGGAACATTCAATTATTAATTTTTATGTAGAGACGCACTGCAGTGCGTCTCTACAATTATAAAAACTTTACTATGTACGAATTACTTTTTTGGAAATACCTAGACGAAATCTACCTGAACAATCAGGAAGTTTATGAAGCTCTTGTCGAAAAACAAGAAGTTGAAGGTCTGGCTGAACTTCAAGTTGAGGTAATCGTAAACAGAATAAATTCAGTCTTTTCTGAATGGGAAAGAGTGGATGAAAACAGCTGGAAAAACTCAAAAGGGAAAGGTGCATTTCAAGTTGTTACGACACCCCAAAGCATAAAAATTGACTGCTACGGAACAGAAGGAAAAACCATGAATAAACTAGTAGATATCATGGAAGAATTCAAATGTCCGCTTTACGATCCGCAAGTTCCAGAACGTTATGATGAAATGAATGAGTAAATTTTTGTTTCAGGTTTGAAGTTTCAAGTTTTTGGAATTTAAAATTTAAAAAATAGGAATTTTAATTACCCATTCTTCAAAAGTAAATCCTGTTCTTTTCTCATTTTTTCTGTCAATTGATTGACGTATGTTTTTATTTTCTGCGGAAGCGTATTCCAGTTTTGATCTTTTTCAAAGCTTCTGCAATCATCTAAATCGCATTCAACCGCGCGAATAACATATTTTTTGTTTTTATAAACCGTAATAATTTTTACGCGTCTTATATAACCATCTTCATTGCGAGTTCCATAAACAATAATAGGTTCAATATAACCGTCACCATCAATATCTTTTGTACTGCAATATTTTGTCCAGAACCAAATGTTTGTTTCTTTCGGAATAGTATTCTCAAGCAAATCATTAATTCGCCATTTCTCGAGAAACCCGCCGTGATCATTGACTACGCAAATGGCTTGTATTTTGGTATTTAAAGTGTCTTTTTTAGAAACTGTTTTTTGATTTTCGCCCAAAACCAATTCGTAAACACCGCCTTTATCGCTAAATTCAAATGCTTTATAAATTGGGAAATCAGTTACAGCTGTAAGCTCTCTTTCTGAAATTTCTTGTTTGGTCAATTTATAGCTTTCTACTTTTTGAGAAAAAACAAATGTCGAATAAAAGGAAAGTAGAAAGGCAATATATTTTTTCATGTTTACTATATATTTTTAGTACATCAAAGATATTTAAACCTTTTGAGTCCTGCTAAATTTATGTTTTTTAAAAATAGATTTTGTTGTACTTTTCAATATTAAAAAAACAAAGAGGATTTCTAAGAAAAACAATAAAAATGATTAAAACAAATTGCAGTAATTTTCTTCTGGGAGTATTGGTTTTAGTACTTTCTACTAATAATATGGTAGGACAGAAGAAGGCAGGAGAAAAACGAAATTTAATTCAATATGTTGATCCAATGATTGGGACAGCAAAAATGGGACATACTTATCCAGGGGCAACAGTTCCTTTTGGGAGCGTGCAATTAAGCCCAGAAACCGATACCATTGCTTACAGTTTAAATGGAAAATACAATGGAGAAGTTTATAAATACTGCGCGGGATATCAATATGAAGATAAAACGATTGTAGGTTTTAGCCACACACATTTCAGCGGAACGGGACATTCCGATTTAGGTGATTTCTTGATTATGCCAACAACTGGAAAACTGCAATTGAATCCTGGTGTAGCATCAAAACCGTTGTCTGGTTATAGATCAGCATTTTCACATTCGACAGAAAAAGCAGAACCGGCATATTACAGCGTTTTTCTTGAAGACCATAAAATAAAAGCAGAATTGACAGCGACAACGCGCGTTGGAATGCATCAATATACTTTTCCAAAATCTAATGAAGCACATATCATTTTAGATTTGACTTCAGGAATTTACAATTACGATAAAAAAAATGTTTGGACATTTGTTCGTGTAGAAAACGATACTTTAATAACTGGATATCGCCAAACAAACGGATGGGCAAGAACTAGAACAGTTTATTTTGCAATGTCTTTCAATAAACCAATTAAAAGTTACGGACAAGCTGCTCAGGAAAAAAGCGTTTATAGAGGTTTTTGGGGGAGATTCGATCAAACGAAAAACTTTCCAGAAATGGCGGGTCAAAACCTAAAATTGTTTTTTGATTTTGATACGAATGAAGGCGAAAAAATCAAAATCAAAATGGCACTTTCTCCTGTAAGTTCTGCTGGTGCATTAGAAAATATGAAAAAAGAAGTTCCAGATTGGGATTTCGAAAAAGTAAAAAAACAAAGCCAGGACGTTTGGAATAATGAATTGAATAAAGTCCAAGTTGAAACCATTCAAAAAGAAGATTTGGTTAATTTTTATACCGCAATGTATCATGCATTTTTGGGACCAACAGAATACATGGATTTAGATAAAAATTATAAAGGTCTAGACATGAATGTACATAAAGCAGAGAACTTTACTAATTATACAAGTTATTCGTTTTGGGATACGTATCGTGCCTTGCATCCGTTATTTAATATTGTGCAGCCAAAAAGAAATGCCGATATGGTAAGTTCTATGTTAGCGCATTCAGATCAAAG
The Flavobacterium humidisoli DNA segment above includes these coding regions:
- a CDS encoding M949_RS01915 family surface polysaccharide biosynthesis protein; the protein is MKKYIAFLLSFYSTFVFSQKVESYKLTKQEISERELTAVTDFPIYKAFEFSDKGGVYELVLGENQKTVSKKDTLNTKIQAICVVNDHGGFLEKWRINDLLENTIPKETNIWFWTKYCSTKDIDGDGYIEPIIVYGTRNEDGYIRRVKIITVYKNKKYVIRAVECDLDDCRSFEKDQNWNTLPQKIKTYVNQLTEKMRKEQDLLLKNG
- a CDS encoding carboxypeptidase regulatory-like domain-containing protein, with translation MKNLYKIINAIFLVVLISCSEEKIGESAYGTVTGKVVNSETFAPMENVKIMSSPTTSTVFTDAEGKFTVSNVKVGEYSFQAQKDGFTAKFESVNVTANNTSEIVFELNKSTANNKPPTVPVLTAPADNSINQPVNLDLTWTVTDPDNDAMTYTVTLRNDKNSDVAVFNDIKDKKLAITDLIYGTKYYWQVTVNDGVNTAVLSTISAFSTIAFPATRNLFVKTISGNNVIFAADDAGRQYQLTSSDKNSWRPRRNNQAQKIAFIGTSGSQNDIYTMNFDGTDIKKVTSSVSIAGFNADYLGYSWNASGSEFIYPNFDKLYRIKSDGSGLTKIFQTPNGKFISECDWSADGSKIALKVNDINGYNVEIYVINPSGVIVTPVLAGELGAVSGLNFSVSGLKLVYTKDVSGFESSNYRQLDSRIFEYSFLLGNSYQLTTEKIAGTNDLDVRYSPNEAELIFLNTSNDGISVKNVVKCGIGVANSRTTLFTGSSMPDWE
- a CDS encoding GH92 family glycosyl hydrolase — translated: MIKTNCSNFLLGVLVLVLSTNNMVGQKKAGEKRNLIQYVDPMIGTAKMGHTYPGATVPFGSVQLSPETDTIAYSLNGKYNGEVYKYCAGYQYEDKTIVGFSHTHFSGTGHSDLGDFLIMPTTGKLQLNPGVASKPLSGYRSAFSHSTEKAEPAYYSVFLEDHKIKAELTATTRVGMHQYTFPKSNEAHIILDLTSGIYNYDKKNVWTFVRVENDTLITGYRQTNGWARTRTVYFAMSFNKPIKSYGQAAQEKSVYRGFWGRFDQTKNFPEMAGQNLKLFFDFDTNEGEKIKIKMALSPVSSAGALENMKKEVPDWDFEKVKKQSQDVWNNELNKVQVETIQKEDLVNFYTAMYHAFLGPTEYMDLDKNYKGLDMNVHKAENFTNYTSYSFWDTYRALHPLFNIVQPKRNADMVSSMLAHSDQSVHKMLPIWSHYANENWCMIGYHSVSVVADAIVKGNINFDAEKALQACVNTAKVPYYDGLEFYMNKGYVPEDKNGASVSKTLEYAYDDWAIAQAAKKLGKTDVYNEFINRSKNYKNVYDEKTGFMRPKLNDGTFKKEFDPLDTHGQGFIEGNSWNYSLYVPQDPADMIKLMGGNEKFKVRLDSLFNMHLPDKYFENTEDITRDGIIGNYVHGNEPSHHVVYLYNWTDSPWKAQDKIRMILKKMYRNGADGLGGNDDFGQMSAWYIFSSLGFYPVAPGSDEYALGSPLMKNAILNLENGKTFEVATINQSDKNVFVSKVLLNGKELSRPFLKHEDVMNGGKITFYMATKPNKKNYKN
- a CDS encoding AIR synthase related protein translates to MSSDSSKRYAQRGVSASKEDVHNAIKNIDKGLFPQAFCKIVSDYLTQDDEHCLIMHADGAGTKSSLAYMYWKETGDLSVWKGIAQDALIMNIDDLLCVGATDNILLSSTIGRNKNLIPAEVISAIINGTEELINELKSFGVTIHSTGGETADVGDVVRTIIVDSTVTARMKRSDVVDNANIKAGDVIVGLASFGQATYEKSYNGGMGSNGLTSARHDVFGKYLAKKYPESYDAAVPEELIYSGQVNLTDEVENSPINAGQLVLSPTRTYAPIIKKILDKYTPNDIHGMVHCSGGAQTKILHFVKDLHVIKDNLFPVPPLFKLIQEQSKTDWKEMYQVFNCGHRMELYVPENIAQDIIEISKSFNVDAQIVGRVEASDSKKLTITSEYGTFNY